A stretch of DNA from Nitrosophilus labii:
GCGTTTCGCTCTTTTTGGGCAATTTTGCCTTCGTATGCTCTTAGTCTTATTTAAGACTTTACAAAATGCAGGAATGGAGGAAATGGAGATGAAGTACTTGTTGTTTGTAGGATTATTCTTGGCAGTTTTGACCTTTGGAAAAGGTTTTGTAGGGAGTTTTAACAAAACCTTGGGTAATGTCCAAACACACAATGCCAAGATAGACTTTTACTATGCGTCAATGAAGAAATGAGGTGCAAAATGAGCTACATGGATTTTGCTATCACTGTAATAGTCGTAGTTTTCATTTTGCTTGTAAAGTTTTCAACTAATTAAGAAATGGAGGTAATGGAGATGTATAACAAAATAGTATTAGTCGGGAATTTAACCCGTGATATTGAACTAAGATATTTCCAAAATGGAACTGCATTGGCCAAATCCGGTATAGCTACCAATCGCAAATACAAAGATGCAAATGGTGAGCAAAAAGTTGAGACAATGTTCATCGATTTTAATATTTTCGGACGTAGTGCCGAAATAGCAAATCAGTATTTGCGAAAAGGTAGTTTCGTGTTACTGGAGGGGAGATTGGTACAGGAACAGTGGATTGATAGTAGCGGTCAGAAAAAGAGCCGCCATATAGTTGCGGTCTCGACACTAAAAATTCTTGACCGTAAGAATGGAGAATCTCAGCAACAATCTCCACAAAATCAATCACAACAACCTGTACAGAAAAAACCAGCAAATAAACAATCCCCTCAAATACCAGAGGCCGATATAGATGATGATGATATACCTTTTTAAAATGTAGATAATGGAGG
This window harbors:
- the ssb gene encoding single-stranded DNA-binding protein, producing the protein MYNKIVLVGNLTRDIELRYFQNGTALAKSGIATNRKYKDANGEQKVETMFIDFNIFGRSAEIANQYLRKGSFVLLEGRLVQEQWIDSSGQKKSRHIVAVSTLKILDRKNGESQQQSPQNQSQQPVQKKPANKQSPQIPEADIDDDDIPF